A single window of Channa argus isolate prfri chromosome 2, Channa argus male v1.0, whole genome shotgun sequence DNA harbors:
- the LOC137115071 gene encoding C-C motif chemokine 5-like, with translation MKTLVAVVLLTLICIVHRSAGLDAANLLMSNGCCTVYSPVRVPKGRIKNVVMTPSSCASKAIVVTTVCKKEVCVKLELDWARKVLEEFQNSTANNTSPSAPFNVFKCNEKKKSP, from the exons ATGAAGACCCTGGTGGCTGTCGTACTTCTAACTCTGATCTGCATTGTGCATCGCTCTGCTG GTTTAGACGCTGCAAATTTACTTATGAGTAATGGATGCTGTACAGTCTACAGTCCAGTACGAGTTCCTAAGGGAAGAATTAAAAATGTGGTGATGACCCCAAGTTCCTGTGCATCCAAAGCCATTGT AGTCACAACTGTGTGTAAAAAGGAGGTTTGTGTAAAACTTGAGTTGGATTGGGCGAGGAAGGTGCTGGAGGAATTTCAGAATTCAACTGCTAACAACACCTCGCCATCTGCCCCTTTCAATGTCTTTAAGTGCAATGAGAAGAAAAAATCACCATGA
- the LOC137115055 gene encoding potassium voltage-gated channel subfamily G member 2-like: MGAGRGYLGKLSLILRLLRALRILYAMRLARHSLGLQTLGLTMQRSMREFGLLLLFVCVAVALFSPLVHLAESELAPFAATHPHHSFSSIPASYWWAIISMTTVGYSDMVPRSIPGQIVALTSILSGILIMAFPATSIFHTFSRSYQELKQEYQRLWKEERDEEIAAESEESCLKVDLSPDELVSVSKAENDRPKSSKKHQSTHFHPQLFNGPEQSETFIKHNY; the protein is encoded by the coding sequence ATGGGTGCAGGCAGAGGCTATCTGGGTAAACTAAGCTTAATATTGCGCTTGCTGCGTGCCCTTCGGATCCTGTATGCGATGCGGCTAGCTCGCCACTCTCTGGGCCTGCAGACTTTAGGGCTGACCATGCAGCGCAGCATGAGGGAATttggcctgctgctgctgttcgtCTGCGTGGCTGTGGCCCTCTTCTCACCTCTGGTCCATCTAGCAGAAAGTGAACTGGCACCATTTGCTgccacccacccccaccacagCTTCAGCAGCATCCCGGCTTCTTACTGGTGGGCCATCATCTCTATGACCACTGTGGGCTATAGTGACATGGTGCCGCGCAGCATTCCCGGGCAGATAGTGGCACTTACCAGCATCCTGAGTGGCATCCTCATCATGGCGTTCCCTGCCACATCTATCTTTCACACTTTCTCCCGTTCGTATCAGGAGCTTAAACAGGAGTATCAACGTCTGTGGAAGGAGGAAAGAGATGAAGAAATAGCTGCTGAATCAGAGGAGAGCTGTTTAAAGGTTGATTTATCACCAGATGAGCTTGTGTCCGTGTCCAAGGCAGAAAATGACAGGCCGAAGTCAAGCAAGAAACATCAATCCACACACTTCCATCCACAGCTTTTTAATGGACCAGAGCAGTCAGAAACATTTATTAAGCATAATTATTAg